The Candidatus Kryptobacter tengchongensis DNA window GTTGATGGACTTCAAGTGGTTTAGCTGTTTCGGGGATTTCATTTGTTATCGGTTTATTATTTCTCCCGGGCACCGACCAAACCTCGCTCTCCGTGAATGGGTTAATCTGTTTTACTGTTCCATCTGGCATTATCAAATAAAGCGGTTTCATTATAAGCAGAGATTTTATTTTTCAAAATGCACTCAAATATAAACCACAAAATTCAAAAAAGCAAGCCAGAAAATTATTGTAAATCAATCAATAGGTTCATTTCCTATTCCTCTTCTCTTCATTAATCGCTCTATTTCATCAATAGTTTTCGGTGCCCCAGATGAAAGGACAGCATAACCATCCTTAGTAACCAAAATGTCATCTTCAATTCTAACTCCAATGTTCCAATACTTGGGATCGCAATCAGCCCCGGCTGGTATATAAATTCCTGGCTCAATTGTTATAACCATCCCGGGTTCAAGGTTTCCCGGAACCCCGACATCATGGACATCAAGACCAAGATGGTGCGTCACACCATGCATAAAATATTTTCGTGCTTCATTTTTATCTTTGATGATTCCAAGCTTTAGCAAACCTTCGGCAATGATTTCAGTCGCCTTTAATTGAAGGTCAATAAAGCTAACCCCAGGGCGAACTAATTTTATTGTTTCTTCCTGCGCTTTGAGAACAATTTCATATACCTCCCTTTGCTCTGGTGTAAATCTTCCACTTGCAGGAATTGTTCTCGTTACATCTGCACAATAGTTGTGATATTCAGCCCCGATATCAACCACAATTAAATCTCCATCGCTGATTTTCTTCCGGTTTGAACTATAATGAAGTATAACTGAATTTTCACCAGAAGCAATTATTGATGGAAAGGCTGGATATTCAGCACCAAGTTTTGTAAAAACATATTCAGCTATCGCTTGAATTTCATATTCATACATCCCCGGCTCACACGACATCATAACCTGACGGTGTGCTTTGACGGTTATATCCACTGCTTTTTGAATAAGTTTTATTTCCTCCGGTTTTTTAACCATTCTCATTTTGGCAAGGATAAACGAAGGGTCGGCAAATTGTAATCTACCTCGCTGTGAGCTCACTATAGATTCAAGTACTTCTATAATATCTTTCAATGTCCCCTCAAAACATCCAGCGGGATATGGGAAATAAATTGTTTTCGCTCTTGAACTAAAAATTATTGACCGTATAACATTTTTAAACTCCTCAATCGGTAAAGCAAGCTGAATTCCAAGTTTTTCCATAGCTCCTTTTGTTCCAAGCGTTCGCCCCGTCCATACCTCACGAAGAGAGTCTCGCTCCTTTAAAAACAAAACTTCGCGAATTTTGAAATCCGATTTTATGGTATCAAGCGTAACATCGTAGTATTTCCCCGTAGCTCTCGTGGCAAGCTTTAAAACCGAAGGAGCAAAACCAACAGGAACAAGAACGAGCACCGCATCTGGCTCTTCAAGTCCCGTCAGATAAAAGAAATTGTTATCTTGTTTAAATCTGTATTCAACATCGTTTGAGCGTGTTTTTAAAGAATTTGAATAAAAAATTGCGATCGCTTCATTACCAATTTGCTTCATCAGTTCCTCTCTGTTTGCCTTGAAAAAAGAAGGTGGAAGCAAATCATAATCCTGTGAAAGAGATAGAGAAACAGCAAATAAAGTTAAAAGTAAAATTTTTAAAGTTCTCATTTTTCCCCAAATTTTTGTTTTAAACCTTTCAACCGCATACCTGTTTGAAAACCCTCATAAAATTCCCACCGAGAATCTTCCTAACATCTTCAATTGAATATCCTCTCTCAAGGAGTTTTTTAGTTATGTTGGGAAGAAATGTGACATCATCCATTTCAAGCGGGGTGATGCTTATCCCATCAAAATCAGAGCCAAGCCCTACATGATCAACTCCAACAAGCTTAGCAATGTAATCAATGTGGTCAATTAAAACATCAAGAGGTGGTCGCAATTCTTCGGATATTTTTAACATAAGTTGACGCCTTGCTCTACGATACGCCTGCTGATTATGCTCGTACAGAACTCTTATTGAATCAAATTGCGCTTTGTATTTCTTCTCAAGTTCTGTTCGCTTTGTGGTAAATGTTGAATCAATATACTCCGCATAGAAATTAACAAAAACAACTCCACCTGTCTGCGCAATTGCCTTGATTTGTTCGTCTTTCAAATTTCTGTAATGCGGACAGAGATTATAAACGCTTGAATGAGATGCTATAACTGGTTTTTTTGTCGTTTTTATAACTTCCCAAAAAGCTTGTTCCCCGAGATGAGAAACATCAACTATCATCCCAAGTTCGTTCATCTTCTCAATAACTTTTTTCCCAAATTCACTTAAACCTATTATCTTCAATTTGCTCGGATTCGTTGTCTCATCATATCCAGAGCTTGCCCAATCGGTGCTATTGTTCCATGTTAGCCCAAGATATCTTACACCACGGTTGTAAAGCTGTTCAAGTTTTTCAATGCTGTTTTCAATCGCGTGTCCGCCCTCAACGCCTATTACAGCACAAATTTTACCCTGACTTAGTGCCTTTTCAAGCTCTGCTGAATTTACGACAATAGCAATTTTATCGCTATTTCTTTTAACAATTGAATATAATGTGTCAATCATATCATTTGCCCTTTTAAAAGCATTCTTTTCAAACGCAACTGGGTCAACCCAAACAGCAAAAACTTGTACATCAACACCACCTTTTTTCAATCTGACAAGATCACTATGCCCATTTCTCGTTTCAACTGTTATATCCTCCCCATTCATCGCCCTCAAAAGAACATCGTTATGAGTATCTGCAACTATTGCATCATAATGAAGTTTTAAATAATCAACTTTTTTATTATCCTGGTTCTCCTTCTGCGCACAGGCAAATGAAAACACAATTAACAAACTCAATAAAAACCTTCTCATTTTCTTTTCAGATTTTTGTTTAGATTATCCCTTTGAAGTCAAAATTTTCAAGATAATAGACGACCCTTTCAAGAAACCTACCTCCAAGTGCTCCATCAATGATTCTATGGTCAAACGAAAGCGTTAAAAATGCCATTGAGCGAATTGCGATATAATCAACCCCATCTTTTGTTATAACTACAGGACGCTTTTTAACAGCACCAACACCAAGAATCGCAACCTGTGGTTGATTTATGATTGGAGTTCCAATGATATTTCCAAAAACCCCATAATTTGTGATGCTAAATGTTCCACCTTGGATGTCATCAGGTGTTAACTTTTTATTTCTCGCCTTCATGACGATCTCATTGACAGATCTTGCGAGTCCAATAAAGTTTTTTTCATCAGCATTTTTAACTACTGGAACTATTAAACCATAATCCGTTGCAACCGCAATTCCAATGTTTATATATTTCTTTACAATTATCTTATCACCCTCAACACTGCTATTTATAAGCGGAAACTCCTTTAAAGCTTTAACGACTGCATCAACGATAAATGGTGTAAGAGTGAGTTTAAATCCTTCCCTTTTTTGAAATTCATCTGCATACCTATCAATAAAGTTCATGATCTCCGTCATATCACATTCAGAAATCGCAGAAACATGTGGAGATGTTTTCACACTTCTTAGCATATGTTCAGCCATTGCTTTAACAACATGGCTCATCTCAATTATCTCAACTTTTCCCTCTGGGTAAAATTCTGGCTTTGCCACTGGCGGTTTTATCTCTTCCACCTCCTCAACGACCGCTGGTCTAACTTCAACTTTTTTCCTTTTTGCTTCAATGTAATTTAATAAGTCATTTTTTGTTAACCTTCCACCATAACCTGTGCCGGGTATCTTCTCAAGCTCCTCAAGTGAGATTCCCTCACGCCTTGCAATCTCTCTGACGACAGGCGAATAAAATCTTTTCGTTTTAACTGGAATTTCTTCAGAAATAAAACTTGGGAATTCCTCACCTCTTTTGATTTCCCTTCCCCCCTCTACTTTAATTTCTTCCTTTTTTTCTCCTGTTTTTACTTCAACTTCAGATATTTCCGTTTCTATATATGCAATCACAGTGCCGACGGGGATTGTTTCATTTTCTTTATATAAAATTTCGGTTAAAATTCCATCCGCAGGCGAAGGTATTTCGGTATCAACCTTGTCAGTGCTTATCTCAAGCAAAATTTCATCTCTTTTAACCCTATCTCCTGGTTTTTTATGCCATTTGAGTATTGTTCCCTCTTGTAAGCTTTCCCCCATCTTTGGCATTATGACTTCCACCTTCATTTTATCTCCGAAATTTTGTTTTCATTTGAAAAAAGCAAGCAAAATCCCAATTAAAGCTCCTATTTGTCCAATCCAAAAAATAAACATCCATCGTATAAGCCGTGCATGATAACTCGCCATTTCAACTCGCAACTTTGATACCTCATCAGTTATCTTCTGCTCCAGCCTGGCTACCTCCTCTGTTATCCTCTTATCTAACTTCGCCTCTGTCTCGGCTATCTTCTGCTCAAGCCTGGTCACCTCCTCTGTTATCCTCTTATCTAATTTCGCCTCTGTCTCAGCTATCTTCTGCTCAAGCCTGGTCACCTCCTCTGTTATCCTCTTATCTAACTTCATCTCTGTCTCAGCTATCTTCTGCTCAAGCCTGGTCACCTCCTCTGTTATCCTCTTATCTAACTTCGCCTCTGTCTCGGCTATCTTCTGCTCCAGCCTGGTCACCTCCTCTGTTATTCTCTTATCTAACTTCATCTCTGTCTCGGCTATCTTCTGCTCCAACCTGGTCACCTCCTCTGTTATCCTCTTATCTAATTTTGCCTCTGTCTCAGCTATCTTTTGTTCTAATCTTGTTACTTCCTCAATTAACCTTTGTTCCAGGCGCAAAATTTCACCTGTAATTTTCTTATCTAATTGCGAGGTTTCAGATACAAGTTTCTTCTCAAACTTATCAAGCGATACCTCAACTATATCTTCTCTTGTCGTTTGATAAACTTTATTTAACAACTCAACAAGTGAATCTGAAGCTTTATCACCAAGTTTTTCTCTCAGTGGTTTTGGAATAGTTATAACCAGCATTTAAAATCACCATGTTAATTTTTTAATATCTTATCAATTCTTCAAGAGCTCTAACAATCCAACTGGTTTGAGGAAGAGCTGCATCTTCAAGCGTTGGTGCATAGGGAATTCCAGGAATATCAAGACCTGCAACTCTTTTAATTGGACTAT harbors:
- a CDS encoding 2-oxoglutarate dehydrogenase E2 component; protein product: MKVEVIMPKMGESLQEGTILKWHKKPGDRVKRDEILLEISTDKVDTEIPSPADGILTEILYKENETIPVGTVIAYIETEISEVEVKTGEKKEEIKVEGGREIKRGEEFPSFISEEIPVKTKRFYSPVVREIARREGISLEELEKIPGTGYGGRLTKNDLLNYIEAKRKKVEVRPAVVEEVEEIKPPVAKPEFYPEGKVEIIEMSHVVKAMAEHMLRSVKTSPHVSAISECDMTEIMNFIDRYADEFQKREGFKLTLTPFIVDAVVKALKEFPLINSSVEGDKIIVKKYINIGIAVATDYGLIVPVVKNADEKNFIGLARSVNEIVMKARNKKLTPDDIQGGTFSITNYGVFGNIIGTPIINQPQVAILGVGAVKKRPVVITKDGVDYIAIRSMAFLTLSFDHRIIDGALGGRFLERVVYYLENFDFKGII
- a CDS encoding membrane dipeptidase; translated protein: MRRFLLSLLIVFSFACAQKENQDNKKVDYLKLHYDAIVADTHNDVLLRAMNGEDITVETRNGHSDLVRLKKGGVDVQVFAVWVDPVAFEKNAFKRANDMIDTLYSIVKRNSDKIAIVVNSAELEKALSQGKICAVIGVEGGHAIENSIEKLEQLYNRGVRYLGLTWNNSTDWASSGYDETTNPSKLKIIGLSEFGKKVIEKMNELGMIVDVSHLGEQAFWEVIKTTKKPVIASHSSVYNLCPHYRNLKDEQIKAIAQTGGVVFVNFYAEYIDSTFTTKRTELEKKYKAQFDSIRVLYEHNQQAYRRARRQLMLKISEELRPPLDVLIDHIDYIAKLVGVDHVGLGSDFDGISITPLEMDDVTFLPNITKKLLERGYSIEDVRKILGGNFMRVFKQVCG
- a CDS encoding Xaa-Pro aminopeptidase, whose product is MRTLKILLLTLFAVSLSLSQDYDLLPPSFFKANREELMKQIGNEAIAIFYSNSLKTRSNDVEYRFKQDNNFFYLTGLEEPDAVLVLVPVGFAPSVLKLATRATGKYYDVTLDTIKSDFKIREVLFLKERDSLREVWTGRTLGTKGAMEKLGIQLALPIEEFKNVIRSIIFSSRAKTIYFPYPAGCFEGTLKDIIEVLESIVSSQRGRLQFADPSFILAKMRMVKKPEEIKLIQKAVDITVKAHRQVMMSCEPGMYEYEIQAIAEYVFTKLGAEYPAFPSIIASGENSVILHYSSNRKKISDGDLIVVDIGAEYHNYCADVTRTIPASGRFTPEQREVYEIVLKAQEETIKLVRPGVSFIDLQLKATEIIAEGLLKLGIIKDKNEARKYFMHGVTHHLGLDVHDVGVPGNLEPGMVITIEPGIYIPAGADCDPKYWNIGVRIEDDILVTKDGYAVLSSGAPKTIDEIERLMKRRGIGNEPID